Proteins encoded together in one Eriocheir sinensis breed Jianghai 21 chromosome 41, ASM2467909v1, whole genome shotgun sequence window:
- the LOC127009523 gene encoding beta-1,4-N-acetylgalactosaminyltransferase bre-4-like isoform X1, with amino-acid sequence MKEVAATDSRAKRCPATVRAGSCLRLLLLTFVTLVIGHLLLYYNGITLSTYPGSVVPNSAITWFNPSLLDGQEKHGFLNIGGEAGEDAAILVDPAVPAADGGGENGAAHTARRPCPADPPGLVGRLRVERNPPSLEEQERTHPELTKGGHYWPRNCTALHKVAIIIPYRDRRSHLAALVHHLHPFLQRQLIEYNIYVVEQAGNGPFNRGMLMNVGFTEALQQFPYDCILLHDVDLVPEDDRNLYTCPQPPRHMSALISSHHYRLIYPGYFGGVSAMTTDQFRAINGFSNEFWGWGAEDDDLFKRVRHKKLNISRYPGELGRYTMLSHKKAEPNPTSLLFVSYSTSQAQEPQSRREKVQERRPQQPQIPDPEHRAATPVYLDARGSAPILRRPRWSVRP; translated from the exons ATGAAGGAAGTGGCGGCGACTGACAGCAGGGCGAAGAGGTGTCCAGCGACAGTACGTGCTGGCAGCTGCTTGAGGCTGCTTCTGCTGACATTCGTGACCCTCGTGATCGGTCACCTTCTCTTGTACTACAACGGCATCACACTCTCCACATACCCTGGGTCCGTCGTGCCCAACTCTGCG ATAACGTGGTTCAACCCCTCGCTGCTGGACGGGCAAGAGAAGCACGGGTTTCTAAATATTGGAGGGGAAGCAGGAGAAGACGCCGCCATCCTTGTTGACCCAGCGGTCCCAGCAGCAGACGGCGGCGGTGAGAATGGTGCAGCACACACAGCCAGGCGTCCATGCCCGGCCGACCCTCCAGGCCTGG tgGGGCGACTCAGGGTGGAGAGGAACCCCCCCAGtctggaggaacaggagaggaccCATCCCGAGCTGACTAAGGGCGGCCACTACTGGCCGAGGAACTGTACGGCGCTCCACAAGGTCGCCATCATCATCCCTTATCGAGACCGTCGGAGCCACCTGGCGGCCCTCGTCCACCACCTGCACCCCTTCCTGCAGCGGCAGCTGATCGAATACAACATTTATGTGGTGGAGCAGGCAG GAAACGGTCCGTTCAACCGAGGTATGCTGATGAACGTGGGTTTCACGGAGGCCCTCCAACAGTTCCCCTACGACTGCATCTTGCTCCATGACGTAGATCTTGTGCCGGAGGACGACCGCAACCTTTACACGTGCCCGCAGCCGCCCAGACATATGTCGGCCTTAATCAGCAGCCATCATTATAG ACTGATTTATCCGGGTTACTTTGGGGGAGTGAGCGCCATGACAACGGATCAGTTCAGAGCCATCAACGGGTTCAGTAACGAGTTCTGGGGATGGGGCGCTGAGGACGACGACTTGTTCAAACGCGTCAGACACAAGAAACTGAACATTTCCCGCTACCCCGGCGAGCTGGGCCGCTACACCATGCTCTCACACAAAAAAGCGGAACCCAACCCTACCAG tcttctttttgtttcataTTCCACTTCGCAGGCACAAGAACCTCAAAGCAGGAGAGAAAAGGTTCAAGAAAGACGGCCTCAACAGCCTCAAATACCAGATCCTGAACATAGAGCGGCGACACCTGTTTACCTGGATGCTCGTGGCTCTGCCCCGATCCTGAGGCGGCCAAGATGGAGCGTCCGTCCTTGA
- the LOC127009523 gene encoding beta-1,4-N-acetylgalactosaminyltransferase bre-4-like isoform X5 produces the protein MKEVAATDSRAKRCPATVRAGSCLRLLLLTFVTLVIGHLLLYYNGITLSTYPGSVVPNSAFQITWFNPSLLDGQEKHGFLNIGGEAGEDAAILVDPAVPAADGGGENGAAHTARRPCPADPPGLVGRLRVERNPPSLEEQERTHPELTKGGHYWPRNCTALHKVAIIIPYRDRRSHLAALVHHLHPFLQRQLIEYNIYVVEQAGNGPFNRGMLMNVGFTEALQQFPYDCILLHDVDLVPEDDRNLYTCPQPPRHMSALISSHHYRLIYPGYFGGVSAMTTDQFRAINGFSNEFWGWGAEDDDLFKRVRHKKLNISRYPGELGRYTMLSHKKAEPNPTSLLFVSYSTSQAQEPQSRREKVQERRPQQPQIPDPEHRAATPVYLDARGSAPILRRPRWSVRP, from the exons ATGAAGGAAGTGGCGGCGACTGACAGCAGGGCGAAGAGGTGTCCAGCGACAGTACGTGCTGGCAGCTGCTTGAGGCTGCTTCTGCTGACATTCGTGACCCTCGTGATCGGTCACCTTCTCTTGTACTACAACGGCATCACACTCTCCACATACCCTGGGTCCGTCGTGCCCAACTCTGCG TTCCAGATAACGTGGTTCAACCCCTCGCTGCTGGACGGGCAAGAGAAGCACGGGTTTCTAAATATTGGAGGGGAAGCAGGAGAAGACGCCGCCATCCTTGTTGACCCAGCGGTCCCAGCAGCAGACGGCGGCGGTGAGAATGGTGCAGCACACACAGCCAGGCGTCCATGCCCGGCCGACCCTCCAGGCCTGG tgGGGCGACTCAGGGTGGAGAGGAACCCCCCCAGtctggaggaacaggagaggaccCATCCCGAGCTGACTAAGGGCGGCCACTACTGGCCGAGGAACTGTACGGCGCTCCACAAGGTCGCCATCATCATCCCTTATCGAGACCGTCGGAGCCACCTGGCGGCCCTCGTCCACCACCTGCACCCCTTCCTGCAGCGGCAGCTGATCGAATACAACATTTATGTGGTGGAGCAGGCAG GAAACGGTCCGTTCAACCGAGGTATGCTGATGAACGTGGGTTTCACGGAGGCCCTCCAACAGTTCCCCTACGACTGCATCTTGCTCCATGACGTAGATCTTGTGCCGGAGGACGACCGCAACCTTTACACGTGCCCGCAGCCGCCCAGACATATGTCGGCCTTAATCAGCAGCCATCATTATAG ACTGATTTATCCGGGTTACTTTGGGGGAGTGAGCGCCATGACAACGGATCAGTTCAGAGCCATCAACGGGTTCAGTAACGAGTTCTGGGGATGGGGCGCTGAGGACGACGACTTGTTCAAACGCGTCAGACACAAGAAACTGAACATTTCCCGCTACCCCGGCGAGCTGGGCCGCTACACCATGCTCTCACACAAAAAAGCGGAACCCAACCCTACCAG tcttctttttgtttcataTTCCACTTCGCAGGCACAAGAACCTCAAAGCAGGAGAGAAAAGGTTCAAGAAAGACGGCCTCAACAGCCTCAAATACCAGATCCTGAACATAGAGCGGCGACACCTGTTTACCTGGATGCTCGTGGCTCTGCCCCGATCCTGAGGCGGCCAAGATGGAGCGTCCGTCCTTGA
- the LOC127009523 gene encoding beta-1,4-N-acetylgalactosaminyltransferase bre-4-like isoform X2, translated as MNLQLLCGFQLTGKDDELDGMKEVAATDSRAKRCPATVRAGSCLRLLLLTFVTLVIGHLLLYYNGITLSTYPGSVVPNSAFQITWFNPSLLDGQEKHGFLNIGGEAGEDAAILVDPAVPAADGGGENGAAHTARRPCPADPPGLVGRLRVERNPPSLEEQERTHPELTKGGHYWPRNCTALHKVAIIIPYRDRRSHLAALVHHLHPFLQRQLIEYNIYVVEQAGNGPFNRGMLMNVGFTEALQQFPYDCILLHDVDLVPEDDRNLYTCPQPPRHMSALISSHHYRLIYPGYFGGVSAMTTDQFRAINGFSNEFWGWGAEDDDLFKRVRHKKLNISRYPGELGRYTMLSHKKAEPNPTSLLFVSYSTSQAQEPQSRREKVQERRPQQPQIPDPEHRAATPVYLDARGSAPILRRPRWSVRP; from the exons ATGAACCTGCAACTCTTGTGTGGATTCCAACTCACAGGAAAAG ATGATGAGCTAGACGGGATGAAGGAAGTGGCGGCGACTGACAGCAGGGCGAAGAGGTGTCCAGCGACAGTACGTGCTGGCAGCTGCTTGAGGCTGCTTCTGCTGACATTCGTGACCCTCGTGATCGGTCACCTTCTCTTGTACTACAACGGCATCACACTCTCCACATACCCTGGGTCCGTCGTGCCCAACTCTGCG TTCCAGATAACGTGGTTCAACCCCTCGCTGCTGGACGGGCAAGAGAAGCACGGGTTTCTAAATATTGGAGGGGAAGCAGGAGAAGACGCCGCCATCCTTGTTGACCCAGCGGTCCCAGCAGCAGACGGCGGCGGTGAGAATGGTGCAGCACACACAGCCAGGCGTCCATGCCCGGCCGACCCTCCAGGCCTGG tgGGGCGACTCAGGGTGGAGAGGAACCCCCCCAGtctggaggaacaggagaggaccCATCCCGAGCTGACTAAGGGCGGCCACTACTGGCCGAGGAACTGTACGGCGCTCCACAAGGTCGCCATCATCATCCCTTATCGAGACCGTCGGAGCCACCTGGCGGCCCTCGTCCACCACCTGCACCCCTTCCTGCAGCGGCAGCTGATCGAATACAACATTTATGTGGTGGAGCAGGCAG GAAACGGTCCGTTCAACCGAGGTATGCTGATGAACGTGGGTTTCACGGAGGCCCTCCAACAGTTCCCCTACGACTGCATCTTGCTCCATGACGTAGATCTTGTGCCGGAGGACGACCGCAACCTTTACACGTGCCCGCAGCCGCCCAGACATATGTCGGCCTTAATCAGCAGCCATCATTATAG ACTGATTTATCCGGGTTACTTTGGGGGAGTGAGCGCCATGACAACGGATCAGTTCAGAGCCATCAACGGGTTCAGTAACGAGTTCTGGGGATGGGGCGCTGAGGACGACGACTTGTTCAAACGCGTCAGACACAAGAAACTGAACATTTCCCGCTACCCCGGCGAGCTGGGCCGCTACACCATGCTCTCACACAAAAAAGCGGAACCCAACCCTACCAG tcttctttttgtttcataTTCCACTTCGCAGGCACAAGAACCTCAAAGCAGGAGAGAAAAGGTTCAAGAAAGACGGCCTCAACAGCCTCAAATACCAGATCCTGAACATAGAGCGGCGACACCTGTTTACCTGGATGCTCGTGGCTCTGCCCCGATCCTGAGGCGGCCAAGATGGAGCGTCCGTCCTTGA
- the LOC127009523 gene encoding beta-1,4-N-acetylgalactosaminyltransferase bre-4-like isoform X4 has translation MKEVAATDSRAKRCPATVRAGSCLRLLLLTFVTLVIGHLLLYYNGITLSTYPGSVVPNSAFQITWFNPSLLDGQEKHGFLNIGGEAGEDAAILVDPAVPAADGGGENGAAHTARRPCPADPPGLVGRLRVERNPPSLEEQERTHPELTKGGHYWPRNCTALHKVAIIIPYRDRRSHLAALVHHLHPFLQRQLIEYNIYVVEQAGNGPFNRGMLMNVGFTEALQQFPYDCILLHDVDLVPEDDRNLYTCPQPPRHMSALISSHHYRLIYPGYFGGVSAMTTDQFRAINGFSNEFWGWGAEDDDLFKRVRHKKLNISRYPGELGRYTMLSHKKAEPNPTRHKNLKAGEKRFKKDGLNSLKYQILNIERRHLFTWMLVALPRS, from the exons ATGAAGGAAGTGGCGGCGACTGACAGCAGGGCGAAGAGGTGTCCAGCGACAGTACGTGCTGGCAGCTGCTTGAGGCTGCTTCTGCTGACATTCGTGACCCTCGTGATCGGTCACCTTCTCTTGTACTACAACGGCATCACACTCTCCACATACCCTGGGTCCGTCGTGCCCAACTCTGCG TTCCAGATAACGTGGTTCAACCCCTCGCTGCTGGACGGGCAAGAGAAGCACGGGTTTCTAAATATTGGAGGGGAAGCAGGAGAAGACGCCGCCATCCTTGTTGACCCAGCGGTCCCAGCAGCAGACGGCGGCGGTGAGAATGGTGCAGCACACACAGCCAGGCGTCCATGCCCGGCCGACCCTCCAGGCCTGG tgGGGCGACTCAGGGTGGAGAGGAACCCCCCCAGtctggaggaacaggagaggaccCATCCCGAGCTGACTAAGGGCGGCCACTACTGGCCGAGGAACTGTACGGCGCTCCACAAGGTCGCCATCATCATCCCTTATCGAGACCGTCGGAGCCACCTGGCGGCCCTCGTCCACCACCTGCACCCCTTCCTGCAGCGGCAGCTGATCGAATACAACATTTATGTGGTGGAGCAGGCAG GAAACGGTCCGTTCAACCGAGGTATGCTGATGAACGTGGGTTTCACGGAGGCCCTCCAACAGTTCCCCTACGACTGCATCTTGCTCCATGACGTAGATCTTGTGCCGGAGGACGACCGCAACCTTTACACGTGCCCGCAGCCGCCCAGACATATGTCGGCCTTAATCAGCAGCCATCATTATAG ACTGATTTATCCGGGTTACTTTGGGGGAGTGAGCGCCATGACAACGGATCAGTTCAGAGCCATCAACGGGTTCAGTAACGAGTTCTGGGGATGGGGCGCTGAGGACGACGACTTGTTCAAACGCGTCAGACACAAGAAACTGAACATTTCCCGCTACCCCGGCGAGCTGGGCCGCTACACCATGCTCTCACACAAAAAAGCGGAACCCAACCCTACCAG GCACAAGAACCTCAAAGCAGGAGAGAAAAGGTTCAAGAAAGACGGCCTCAACAGCCTCAAATACCAGATCCTGAACATAGAGCGGCGACACCTGTTTACCTGGATGCTCGTGGCTCTGCCCCGATCCTGA
- the LOC127009523 gene encoding beta-1,4-N-acetylgalactosaminyltransferase bre-4-like isoform X3 codes for MYSLMKWSLDDELDGMKEVAATDSRAKRCPATVRAGSCLRLLLLTFVTLVIGHLLLYYNGITLSTYPGSVVPNSAFQITWFNPSLLDGQEKHGFLNIGGEAGEDAAILVDPAVPAADGGGENGAAHTARRPCPADPPGLVGRLRVERNPPSLEEQERTHPELTKGGHYWPRNCTALHKVAIIIPYRDRRSHLAALVHHLHPFLQRQLIEYNIYVVEQAGNGPFNRGMLMNVGFTEALQQFPYDCILLHDVDLVPEDDRNLYTCPQPPRHMSALISSHHYRLIYPGYFGGVSAMTTDQFRAINGFSNEFWGWGAEDDDLFKRVRHKKLNISRYPGELGRYTMLSHKKAEPNPTSLLFVSYSTSQAQEPQSRREKVQERRPQQPQIPDPEHRAATPVYLDARGSAPILRRPRWSVRP; via the exons ATGTATTCCTTAATG aAATGGTCCTTAGATGATGAGCTAGACGGGATGAAGGAAGTGGCGGCGACTGACAGCAGGGCGAAGAGGTGTCCAGCGACAGTACGTGCTGGCAGCTGCTTGAGGCTGCTTCTGCTGACATTCGTGACCCTCGTGATCGGTCACCTTCTCTTGTACTACAACGGCATCACACTCTCCACATACCCTGGGTCCGTCGTGCCCAACTCTGCG TTCCAGATAACGTGGTTCAACCCCTCGCTGCTGGACGGGCAAGAGAAGCACGGGTTTCTAAATATTGGAGGGGAAGCAGGAGAAGACGCCGCCATCCTTGTTGACCCAGCGGTCCCAGCAGCAGACGGCGGCGGTGAGAATGGTGCAGCACACACAGCCAGGCGTCCATGCCCGGCCGACCCTCCAGGCCTGG tgGGGCGACTCAGGGTGGAGAGGAACCCCCCCAGtctggaggaacaggagaggaccCATCCCGAGCTGACTAAGGGCGGCCACTACTGGCCGAGGAACTGTACGGCGCTCCACAAGGTCGCCATCATCATCCCTTATCGAGACCGTCGGAGCCACCTGGCGGCCCTCGTCCACCACCTGCACCCCTTCCTGCAGCGGCAGCTGATCGAATACAACATTTATGTGGTGGAGCAGGCAG GAAACGGTCCGTTCAACCGAGGTATGCTGATGAACGTGGGTTTCACGGAGGCCCTCCAACAGTTCCCCTACGACTGCATCTTGCTCCATGACGTAGATCTTGTGCCGGAGGACGACCGCAACCTTTACACGTGCCCGCAGCCGCCCAGACATATGTCGGCCTTAATCAGCAGCCATCATTATAG ACTGATTTATCCGGGTTACTTTGGGGGAGTGAGCGCCATGACAACGGATCAGTTCAGAGCCATCAACGGGTTCAGTAACGAGTTCTGGGGATGGGGCGCTGAGGACGACGACTTGTTCAAACGCGTCAGACACAAGAAACTGAACATTTCCCGCTACCCCGGCGAGCTGGGCCGCTACACCATGCTCTCACACAAAAAAGCGGAACCCAACCCTACCAG tcttctttttgtttcataTTCCACTTCGCAGGCACAAGAACCTCAAAGCAGGAGAGAAAAGGTTCAAGAAAGACGGCCTCAACAGCCTCAAATACCAGATCCTGAACATAGAGCGGCGACACCTGTTTACCTGGATGCTCGTGGCTCTGCCCCGATCCTGAGGCGGCCAAGATGGAGCGTCCGTCCTTGA